The DNA segment CTGGCATCCACCTCGAGGTTCTCAGCACCGAGCCGGCCTTCCAGTTCTATACTGGCAAGTACATTGACGTGCCTGAGGTGGCTGGCATCCCGGCGCGCAAGGCCAGAAGTGGGTTCTGTGTCGAGCCGAGCCGTTATGTGAATGCGGCGAATGTGCCGGAGTGGAAGAGCCAGATGCTGCtcaagaagggggagaagtaCGGGACGAGGACTGTGTACAGGGCTTGGAAGGAGTAGATTGCAATTGCACCTACATGATACCGGGTAGTCTGACAGAATGAATAAAAGTAACAGGCCATAGGCTCTTCATAATCCCGTGATATCCCCTGAGCATCActcatcctcgtccatgatatcctccccttcctcctgttccttttccacctcctccatggGCCTCTTCGCCGGCCCAGCCTCTTGCTTCCTGTACAACCCCGCCAGCACCTCACTGGTACTCGCCTCCTCAATCCCCTTATCCTCTCGTTTCCTCACAAACCTCGGGAACCGCAAACTCAATCCCTTGTCAGGGTGCACCATTCCCACAGCAGCAGTATAAGTAGGACTAACCGTCACATCCGCAAACGccacctcccacacctcTGTCGGATTAAACCACACGTCCGGTTCCGGCCCGTAATACTCCACAAACCCTGGCTTCTTCCCCAACGTCCTCCCTTCTATCGCTGGGTCGTAATATGCCTTGTTAGCTTTGTAGAAGTTGTCCGTGAAGCCGGACATGCACTTGCACACTGCCTCTAGGGAGCCTGCATCCTCATTTCGGACCGCTAGGAGGAACGGGGACCAGAACTGGGACTTGCGGCCTGTGCCGTGCCAGGCAGCGATGGGGATTAGGTCCAAGGgctccgaggaggaggagagggaggtggaatAGTCCTTTTTTACTTTGAGCCAGGAGTCGAGGCGTTTGTCTGGTTCGTAGGTTGACAGGAGGGGTTTGCGGCGGGATCTTTtctgggggggtggggggttgaggggggtttccttggtggtggtggtggtggtgggtttggtgttgtcgaGTAGTCCAGCGGCGGCAGACTGGTCCTCGTAGGGAATGTCAGGGAGGTTATCCAGAATTTTCACCATTATCCCCTCACATTTTGCCTCTAAGGCGGACttgaagaaggtgaggaCTGGTTCGGAATCTTGTGAGGTCGCGTCTAGGCTTTTGACCCAGGTGAAGTGATGGGGGATTTCGATGAAGAGTGACCGGAGCATGTCCCGGCGTTCGCGAAAGGGGCggtcgaggaggggttggccGTTGAGGTACATCAAGTCAAAGGCGAAGAGGCAGACGTTGATGGTTATGCTGCCTACGGCAACGTCCTTTCTGGCGCggttggagagggtttgGAAGTTTTTGAGCTCGCCGGTGATTTGGTCCACGGCGACAACTTCGCCTTCCATGATGAAGCTTTGGACATCTTCGCCTCTTATCTTGGGCACCAAGGAGACGAGGTCGGGGTATTTGTCCGTCATTAACTCGAGGTGacgggagaagatggagactTTGCCGTCGGCATCGCAGTGGACCTGGGCGCGCTGGCCGTCGTACTTATACTCGCAGGCAAAGTCTCGCCCCTGAAGCTTGGTGAGCATCTCGCTGAGATCGCGGGTGATACTGCCTAGCATGGGGCGGAGTGGGATGTGGAGATTGAGACCACAGCGGATGGGCAGCTCGTCTGATATGCCAATATCAAGAAGCACTGGGATGAGGTCATTATAATCTGGATGTCTGGCAAATGATGCTTTCACGAGCTCCTCTCCTTTTGACCATATCTCGGCTAGTTCTTCCTTACTGAGCTTCGCTAGCTCTGCTGGCTCCCTGGTAGGGAAATCCGCACCAGGTGGCTTGGAGAGAAGAAAGGCTCTTGAGAGAGCTATCAGCATAGTCGTCTTGACAGCACCGATACGAAGCTAGAAGACGTTAGCTATGCTTACGATGGTCATGAAGTGGGAACACGTACATGCTGACACAAAGTGCGGACGATATATCTgctctcctcgcctcctcgaGCATCTTGCAACAGTCTGTCCACAATACGCTGTTTGATGTCTCCACTACCCTGACCTTGTGTCTTTGCAATCTTGACCAGAGACTCAAACACACCCTTGATGGTCAGTGGCTTTGGTTTTTTCAGGGTGAagctttgcttcttcttggcctcaaAGGCAACATCACCCGGATCACCCAATCTGTCATGCATGGCTTTCAGCGCCCGGTTGTCAAGTCCGCATACTTGCTTCAGTGCTTTGGAGATAGCCGAACCTCCCAGACCAAGCTCCATGGAAATGTATGGGGGTGAGATGGCATTGGTGGCCAGCCATACTGCGGGCAACAGGCTGTTTGGATCGCCCTCAATAAGTAGACGAAGACAGTTGACAAGCGTGTCCACGATCTTGATCCTACTTTGGGTACTACTGACAAGCACAAAGCACCGTGTAAGCAAGGCGTAGGATGACTTGCCGCGTTCGGCAGCCCATGATTCTTGGAGCTGGGGGACGTATTTGGATGGATCAAATGTCAAGGGGCTTTCATCCAGTGGTATTGTGGCTGTTACTTGATCTTCCACTGCCGCGACTGACGAAAGCGATAGAGTGTTCTTGAATTTTGTTGTATCAACCTTGGGGGATACGGACGACTtcagtggtgatggaggagctggaagagcTAGTGATGTATTTGGTTCTGGCTGAAGCTGTTGTTGTCTTTGGTTCGATGCTTGGACCTCTGCATCCCACTCAGCCTGCAGCTTCCGAGCCAGTTCTTCGTCAGTCAATTGCTCACCCGACTTTTCAGACTGTGAACCATTTTGCTGAATCTCAGAAGTGGTTTTTGATGACGATCCATTCTGCTGTTGCTTGGCAAAAAAGTACTGTATTCCTTTGGTCGCCGGGACTGCAGCCTTCTTCGTATCCGAATTGagtttcctcttcttcgccggGCTCGCCATGATGGGACGATGTAAGCACAGTACCTAGGTAAGGTTTATCGTGGTAGCATGCGGGCGTTCGATGGAAAAGAGGGATTAAAAGCAGCGTCCCGAGGCTATTACCTTATCGAATCACCCTCCACATCAAACTCTGACATGTGAGAAATTGGGTGGGGAAGAGCATAAATACTGGGCAGCCTCCCTCAAGTTGTGAAAAGAGAGCTCTGATGTACTGTTGAACTCAACCCACCTCCAAACCGATCAATGACGTTCCGGCGATGCACTGCAATCGCAGCAGCACGCGTCAGCCAGCGCGAGGCAGGCGCCAAAACAGCTGACTGGCAGCCCCGCGCCGAGAAAGCGTGAAGCTTTGGCCATCTCCGTTCAGCGCTAGCCTGTTCCGGGGCGCCAGCGGGCTTGGCAGGctttcacacacacatcctTGAAAAAAAGAGCGGGAAATCCCAGCCCCACCATGCGAGAGGAGAGCGGGAAAGGAAAGATTCTTGACGGGTTCGCGCAAGACCCCCCGAGTGTCGCTTTTCCTCCTgcaacccaccccctcctcacacaTCACCATGGCCAGCACACTCAATATGAACGGCGAGGACCCCGTCGAACGGCCTCAGCAGATCCGCGACATCATAGGAGGTCTCGAGCGGTACAACCCCCAGGCCGCTGAGGTCCTCGAGGCCTACCTCCAGCAGCAATGTGAGGAGAAATTCACCGACTGCAACGCCAACAGGGCACTGTTGAAGCTGTAAGTATCTCCCATGTTCCCACTCGCTATGGCTTGTCTGGTTTTTCATGATGTTGTTTTTTATAAACGTTTCCTATTAGCCTGAAAAGCGGCCTAACAACCCGCACAAGCTGAGGTCAACTTAATGTGTCTGATATACAAACCATCTGATGTCTTACTGTCTTGGAGTCGTCTTGTTGAACAAAGGATCGTCTACTAACCATTGTCTGCTCGGCGCAAAACACAGGTACCAGCTCAACCCAGACAGGATCAAGGACGAGATCGTCACCAACGCCCTCGTCAAGACAATGACCCagttcccctcccctcagtTCGACCTTGCccttcacctcctctccccatcataCTCCAACCCCGGCCCAGGCTCCTCTTCCGACCTCGCCGAGGCTGTCGCCAAGCTTAGAACGCTCAACAGCCACCTCGAGGGCGCCAGATACGACCACTTCTGGGCCACCCTCGAGAGCGACGACATCTACGCGGACCTCACCACCGACATTAAGGGTTTCGAGGAGATCATCCGCGTCAAGATCGCCCAGCTCATCAGTCTCGCCTTCCGTGAGATTAATATCAGCGTCCTCGAAAGCTACCTCGGTCTCCGCAGCGAAGCCGAGGTAAAGACCTTTGTCACCGAGACCTGCGGCTGGAAGGTCGGTGACGACGGCATCGTTCACATTCCTAAGAACTCTGAGAACGAGGCCAAAAAGACCGAGATCCGCGAGGACGTCTCCATTGACATGTTCAGTCGTGTCATCAAGAGGAGTTGGGAGGAGAATGCTTAAAAACACCAAACTACAAAGATACCATATTACACACACTAATGAAAAGGGAGTTTTGTGTGATGGGAAACGGTTCATTGTAGAGTACTTTTTTGAGACGAAGCGGTACTTTCCTTTTTCTGTCTATTGCGTCTCGCTGCTGCGGCCGGTTACCCCTTGTTTTGCATTCTGGCGGCggaaaaaaaagccaaaagctTCTGACGGCGTTCATGGGATTTTGCGGAAGCGATTCGGGGATAAAAGGGGGGAACAAGGGCCTTGGAAGAAGGTTTTATACTGGGCTTAGAGTTGATCATTAGCCTTTGGCCATATTCACATTATACCTCTggacaaaaaaagaagaaaaataaCCCAAATATGCCGTCCTCTGTCCTATGCTGCTTGTCATGTTGAATGGTTTTGGTGTTCCCTGACTGGGCATCCGTAGACTCTGAAGGGGGGCTGGTGTACAATCAACAGTAGGTTTCATGGCAATTTTGGTATCTCATTCTCCCTTCCTATATCTCGATTCATCTAAAACACGACCCTTCCCCCTATCCTCACCTCTTAACActcaactcctcccactgAACACCCGCCCACTCCTCCAAataccccccttctcccccttccacaccCCTCTCCTGGCAATCCCTCTCACAAACCCCCACAATAACCGTCCCCcaatccatcccatccagatcctcctcctccccttccaacTCTTGAATCGCCTGCGGCGTCATCTGCACCTCAAacacccttcccccaccacaaTTCCCACACCTCGgcatccccccctttcctcccttCACCTTtgcctcccactccccatcctttGCATACAGCATCTTCCCCACGGCATCACTCTTGCTATACAACAGCGGCTGACCAGCAAACTCATACCTGATAACCTGCTCCGGGTTCTGCCCCACCCTGTCGGCAAACTTTTGAAACACAGTGTCCATGCTCGACTCAAAAACCTCCTTGTCTTCTTTACCTCCTCCACTAGACGAGCCCTCGCCCGAGTCAATGTCCATTATCTGAGTCTTTTGCGAGATGGGCGCGGGCTCAGGGTCGAGCTGTTCGTAGTCTGCCTCTGCTATCCAGCGTACAGGATAGGATttcgggaggagggaggaatcTGTCGGCCAGGGttcggggggtggtgctggagtggcaggggggaggttgagagaTAATGTTTCGGCGAAGGATTTGGGGagtttctcctcctcaacttcgacgggggtgggttttggttcCGGAGCAACCGGGGTCGGGGCCGGGGCGGCGaatgggttggttgaggtggtggttggcttgggAGCAAAAGGGTTTGTTGAGGCAGAAGCAAACGGGTTACcacccgaggaggaggaggttggcttCGCGCCGAACAGCGCCTCCCCTAGACCGAGGGTAGACGCCTTGGGGATGACAGTGGCTTCTTTCGGCTTGGTTTGCTGGGACTCTTTGGCTGCCGCAACAGCATCAGGCGATACCCTCAACCCTCTAATCGCCCTGATACTCCCCTCCTTTCTCCGGCAACTCTTCCTTCTGCAGGCGAACACATAAAGCCGACGTTCGTGGCCGGGGTATCGGTCTGGGAGCTCGGCGTTgagctggagcaggagcaCCATGAGGTCTTTGCAGACTTTACACCGAGCCAGCGCGGCGGATGGTGGTTTCGAGGGGTCTAGCCATGTCTGATTGAGACTCGGTAAGTATTTTATCAAGTTGAGTTGTTGTCTGCCCGTGGCGCAAAAAGGGTGACTTACTGGCTGTCCTCCAAGCCGGCTGATCTCCTCTCCTTGTGCGTCCTCCGAGGCGTACCCCAGGAGAACGTTGGTCTCCTGGAAATCATTGTCCTCGGCGCCCGAGGAATCGCTGTCGTAGGGAGCCATTCTGTTCTGTGTTTATGGAGAATCGCAACTAGTACCGGGCTTGGTGGAAAACTTTGGGGTGGCAGTCGCAAGGCTTTTCGACAAAACTTTGGCGGGGTAGGAAATATTGCCCCGCCATCCAAAGCCGACTGGCCAAGATGACGGCGCTGCCTCCGTCCAAGCAATTCCGATGGATGAAATAAGTACGCGTCTACATGAGGCTTCTGGCACTGGGCCATATTTAGAGTGCATTACTGGTTGTTTAAAGTCCGTTCACCCAAAGCAGGCCATCGTTCCCCGGAGCTTACACATTTGCCAGTCACCCATAAGGTTGATGTGTTCAACAACGACGGTTCGTCTTTTATTATGTCAAAGAGGTATCTTACGAACAAAGTCTAAACTATTTCCTCACTGCTCGGGACCATCCATACCCGGACCAGGTCCACCTGATCGGCCCATCTGTCTCGCCTTCAGCAGCTCATCGCACAACAACAGGTTGGACGCGATACCCGAGCTGGAGGCAATGCAGTTTCTCAACACACGGAAAGAGTCGTACACACCCTCGAGGGTAGGATCCATCGGCTCGCCTGTAGCCAGGTCAAGGCCGACAACGTTGCCATCAGCATGCTCATCGTGGAGAGCAGCCACTAGAAAGAGACATGTTAGCAGGTAGATCGATAAAATAACAGGGAGGGCCCCACGTACAGGCATCCTGAATGTCAAGACCAGCGTTGGCGGCCAAGGTCTTGGGAATGATAAGAAGAGCGTCGGCGAAGGCATCCACACCCCACTTGGCCTTGCCTCTGACAGTCTTCTTGAAAGCATCGCTCTTGAGGTGCATGGCGCAGGCGACTTGGAAGGCACCAGCGCCAGGAACAACGCTCTTGTCGACAATCATGTTGTAAACACTTCTAAGACCATCACGAACGGCATCTGATACCTGGGCGATGGTGTGCTGGTTAGGGCCCTTGATAAGGAGGGTCACGGACTTGGGGTCCTTGACGTCCTCAATGAATGTGTACTTCTCCTCGCCGAGCTGCTGCTCGTAAACGAGGCCAGCCCAGCCGAGAACATCTGGGGTCAGGTCATCGACGCTGTTTTGCGCAACACCGCCGCAGATGAGTTGTAATCTCTCCATGTTTCTCCGCTTAGCTCTGCGCAGCGCGAGGATGCCGTTCTTTGCGAGGACGTCGAGTGACAGGGGGTCGATGCCCTTCTGGTTGATAATGACAAAGTTCTTCTTGCCGTCGCTTCCGCACACCTGCTTCTTGAGATCAACAAtcttcttgagcttggcGTCAACGAAGCGACGCTCGCTTTCTACCAGCTTATCCCGCTGCTCGGCACTGGAGTagaagaagctcgagttGATTTCGGTCTTTTCATATTCCAAGCTCACATTGAGGGTGAGAATGTAAGCGTTCTCGACACGCTTGGGCATATCGGGATGCCTCGCACCGTGGTCGAGGGCAAGGCCCTTGATGAGTTGTGTGTCGGAGGCAGTGCGGTGCTGCATCTTCATGATCTCAACCATGTGCAAATCGGGCTTCTCGGGGGCTTGGTAGATAGCGAGGACGGCATCGACGATAGAGGGGGTCAACGTTTGGGCAAGGCTGGCACTCAACTTTGTGGCGAGAGAGGTTCTGGcgacggagaggaggagctcaCGGTCGACTTCGCGGGCAAGCTTGAACTGGTCGAGGAACTATAGACAGTCAGTCAGAGGGAACTCACAACGGTGTCTAGCTGCAACCACGAACCTTCAAAGCCTCGTTCTTCGCAATCTCGAAGCCATCTGTAATGATGCGAGGGTGGAGACCCTCCTGAATGTAGCGGTCGGCCTGCTTCAGGAGCTCGCCGACGAGCAAAACTACTGATGTTGTGCCGTCTCCGCAGATATCGTCTTGTGCTGTCGCGGCCCGCGCAATCATAACAGCCGTGGGGTTCTGTATTTGCATCtcgcggaggaggacgtTGCCATCCTTTGTCAACTTGATCTGTTACCCCTGGCGGTCAGTCACTGCATATCGTCCCCGCTTCGCAATCGATTCGTACCTGACCGGCGCCGTCGACAAGCCTGTGCCCAAAATGTTAGCCAAAGCGACCCCGAGTATGCCAGAGAGTATTCATACATCTTGATGGTGCCCAGAGGGCCCAAGTTGGACTTGAGGACATCCTGGAGACCCTCACCAgcggtgatgttgacctTGAGAGCTTCGCCCCGCCTCTGTTAAACACCCAAATTAGCATCCCGGTCGTCTGGTTGTATCAGGCGGATTCGCGTACCCTGGACTCGGCCTTGGGGTTGAGAAGCTGTGCGGCGGACATGGTGGCAGACGGACAGCGAGGGAGGTATCTGACGGTTCGGGGGATCACAAGATGTGGAGGTTCGCTGGGCTGAAGCTTGTCGCCAATCGACAACTTTTTTTTGCAGTGCTTTTAGATTCCAGGCGGTGGTTTAGGCGGAGCGGCAGGCAGCGACAAGGGGTGAAGGAGCTCGGACCACGGCTCAGGAGAAACACCCCGCCAACATGCTTATTGATAGATGGGTACCTCTTCTGTCACCATTCTTCCCAGCATTCATAAGTATCCACTATCATAACATCATTGGTGGGAACCATCCATCTCACTGTTGTCTTCGTCAGGTTGGGGCATCAACAACTCACCACCGAGAATCCATGTTTGCTGGTGACGGCTTCAGGAATGACTTGTCTGATTTGGCTTGGATAATTCATTCTTTGTATTAATTCTTTAAACACCTGGCGAGAATCGCATCAAGCAGCATCATGAAGGGGGCACTCAGTCGCGCCTCCACTGTCCTAGCAACAGCGCTCTCGCTAGCTACGGCTCTTCCGTCATATGAACCGCCTCAGAAACAGCCAACACAGCAGGTGGCCATCATAGGTATGTTCTTCCTTAATTTGACATTTGGAGGGGTTTTACTTCTGTTTTCATATATTTTCATCAAAACCGATGAAGCGGCTCACTAAGAATCTAAATAGGAGCTGGGGCTGCGGGCTCGTCTGCTGCATATTACTTACAACAATATGCCAAGCAACATGAGCTTCTCGGAATTTCCGTCAACATCACTCTCTTTGAGAGGACGGACCGTATTGGTGGACGAACTCTGACTATCAACGCATACGATGACCCTTCACAACCAATCGAACTCGGCGCAAGCATATTCATTGAGAAGAACCATATCCTTCACGACGCCCTTCAAAGGTTCAACCTGTCTAAACGGATTCCAGATGAAGACTCAGACCCCAAGCTCGGCATTTGGGATGGCGATGAGTTTGTCTTTACGGTCAACGAGCGTGATTCATTCTGGTGGACAGCCCTCAAGGTCATTTACAAGTATGGAATCATGGCACCGAGACGAACTCAGAAGTTGATGGAAGCTACTATCGCCAATTTCTTGAAATTATACGAGGAGCCCAATTTCCCTTTTCGATCCCTTACCCAACGGGCGTACGAGCTTGGTCTGATTGATGTTACCGGGGTTACCGGGGAACAACTATTGAAGGCCAACAACATCGATGATCGCTATGCACACGACATTATTCAGGCCAGCACCCGAGTAAACTACGCCTCAAACTTGGTCCGAATCCACGGTCTGGACACCATGGTAAGCCCTGATGCTATCGGTATCACCTCTCAAGCTAACCGTGCCACAGGTCTCAATGGCGCCTGAGGGTGCCATGGCTGTCCAAGGTGGTAACTGGCAAATATTCTATAAAATGGCTGAGGCATCGGGCGCCAGTCTCTTGATGAATTCGTCTGTGGCTTCTATCGGATTCTCGTCAGAAACCAATCACTACTCTGGCAACAAGAAATACCTTATCCGCACCAAGTCCGCTACATCGGAGTCAAATGGGGAAGAGGATTACCCCGTTGCCTTTGACAACGTTATTATTGCCAATCCCTACCAGTTCAGCAAGATCTCAGCAGAGGAGGGCGTCATTCAACAAACCATTGACGAGATCCCCTACGTCCAGCTCCATGTCACCATTTTCACGTCGCCTTACCAGTACAGTCCCGCGTTTTTCGGCTTCACCGAGTCAAAGGATGTCCCAGGCGGTGTTCTCACAACCCTTGCCAAATCCGATGGACCAACCTCTGGGGTCAATGGCGCCGGCAAGGCAGGTTTCTTCAGCGTCACAACCTTGCGCACGACCACAAACCCCGCAACTCAAAAGCGGGAGTTTATCTACAAGATCTTCTCACCTGAGAAGGTTAGTCCTGAGTTCCTCAGTCGCCTGTTTGGAGTCGAGGTGCCCGATTCCTTCACCACAGAccctgatgaggagggttcAGTGAGTCCCATCACCTGGTATCATCCCCATGTCTTTTACTCGTATCCTCAAGCCTTGCCACGGGTAACGTTCCAGGACCCTATCATCGGTCCGGGCCTGTATTATACGTCTGGCATGGACAGTTTCATTTCCACGATGGAAACCAATGCGCTAATGGGCAAGAATGTGGCCGCCTTACTCATGGACGATATTTTGAAAGCGGGCAAGAATGGCTGCAaaggggcggaggagatgcaCGAAAATACTCTGCTTGATCAGTTTCGGAGTGGCCCAGGGAGCTCAGAGAAGGACATGAAGGATTTGTAGATATATGCGGTGGGTAAATGACCCTTTGGCACCCGTTGTTTCCACGAGATGCCACTGTCGAACAATGTGGGTGTGGCTGGCCACAAAGAAGCCTTTCTTGGACCTCTGTGTCACATCAAGCCCAGTATGTGCTGTCATATGTCAAGCTAGTGGTTTCTGGCAGGTACAGAGCATGATGTGCTTCCTTTGATGCTGGCATCCCATCATATCGGGAACAAAAGAATGGGGCCCTGCAACCGGCCAGTAGGCCTTCAAAGATCATTGAAGCCCTGTTAAAACAGATCCAAGGCCTATTGACAACTCCTTAAGAATATCAATTCTCTTTGCAGGTATGTCAACTATCCTAATGAAAGAGATATGAACTATCCTTGATGGTCTGTTTGCTGTGTTCAAGGACCCTTATCCCAAGTTTGAGTAGCAGTGTCTATTTTTTTTGTCCACGGCGTGCCCATGTGATCGCCGTCTTGGTGAAAGCCGCAGGTCTGAAAGCCAGCACATGCAATGAGTCAGCAGCTGCCTTGGATGTGGCGCAAATCTCCACCTTTTCCGAGGTGGCAATTGGCTGGGTGCACCGCCGCAAGATACGTCTCCCCTCCATTGTCCAGACATTTTTTTGGGAATCGCTTTTGTTATGACGCAGCTTCCCTCACGCATTTGCCCGACAGTCGAGTCCAGTCCTGTGCACTGGGTCGTCACTAAAGGCGCCGGTGAAGATCTAGGTATCATTCTCCATTCTAAACCACAGCTTTACAAAAACATCCCTTTGCGATCTACTTAGTTTTATAGCGCCTTGTCTGTTTTCCCCGCcaaacaaccaacaccccgCATCGTGAACTTTCTTCGAATCGTTGGCAGCCATGTTTGCCCTCAAAGGCAGTAAGTAACCACTTGAAACCCCCGCGACTACCCCACAAAGCAAGATAGCCCAGTGCGCGACGGCCGCTGATGTTGCCCATTATGTCGCTATCACCTGCTAACTACATCAACGCAGTCTCCCGCCTGATCTTTGGCTCCAACAACCAGGAGTCCATGATCGAGCTGCCCCAAGGCCAACTCTACCTTGTTCGACCATTCTCACCCAAGGGATATTCTGAGCTTCTCTTCAAGGACGCTTCCGCTCGCATTCGCCGTACCGCGCAAGAATTCCAATACCAGCTTGTCGTCCAGCGAGTTTacgaagagggcgaggctGAGCtgcttgccgaggaggaaggagacgaCCTCGAGGCCGATGCCGACATTCTAGTTGCCGAGCGCGACGAAAAGACATTCCTCCTCGACGAGGCGCTTCATTTCCGCGTCGAGAACCGAGAGGGTAGCGAGAGGGTACTCTGCTGGAGAGACTTGAGTGGCGACGCCGGGGACGTTTTCGAGTTTGTTTGCGACGGTGGCATCTTGCCCGCCCAAGTGAAGCAGTTCGAGCTTATCGCGAAGCAGTGCCAGTACGAGCGCAAGTACCGCAAGCCTCACGCCACAGCTTCTAAAGAGGATTTCCTCCAGTTCGAGTTCGACGAGCAGCCGATcccgccagccagcccaaTTCACAGCCCTGTCCTCACCAGGTCCATCGAGTCCTCCGAGATGTTTTCCCCCAAGGCTAAAGGGAAGAAAGACGTGGTCTCCGACTTGGAAGTAACGCCGACGAAGAAATCTCCTCCCACGCCGACCAAGACACCGACCACCAAGGGTAAGGAGCGGAATATGGGTACTCCCTCGGCCGTTGCTCATCCAGAGGCTCGCgagatgttggctgctgaggTTGCCGAGCTCCACTTCTTTGAGTTTCAATCGGGCGCATTCGTCCTGAAGGATGAGTCTGTCACTGCAACTGTCACGGAGATCGGCAACTGGAAGTACTGGTTGCAGGTCGGCAGCGCCGACCGTGACTGGATAGGCGTCCCCGTCACGGAAGACCTCAATCCCGTCTTCAACTTTGAGTTCCTTTCTTTCATCTTCAATCAATTTCACGAGGATGGGTCAGCTTATTCATGGCTTCTTCGATTCAAGGATCAGGCGACTCTAGAGCGCTTCCAGGAGGGTTTGATGCAGGCTCTTTGGGAGCAGCTGAATCAAATCAAGTGGtccaagatcaaggacaATGAGCGTGACTACGTCACCGACGCTTTCAACGATTTGACCATGGAGGATGCCgatcaagaagaggaggagcattATGAGGATGCAGAGGAGGGAAGcgaagatgaggacgatgacagACCACGGAGCGAACATTACGATAgtgacgaagacgaagacgatgTAGACTACAAGCCCAAGGATGGTGAGACCAACAAGCAGATCGCTGTCGGGTACAAGCATGACCGGTCGTTTGTCGTCCGCGGTTCCAAGATCGGCGTCTTCAAGcacacccccaacaacaacctcgagTTCAGcaccaacatctccaaggTTGAGACGGCAGATGGAAAGCTGTTCTCACCCAAGAAGGTCATGCTTCACA comes from the Podospora pseudocomata strain CBS 415.72m chromosome 5, whole genome shotgun sequence genome and includes:
- the vid27 gene encoding Vacuolar import and degradation protein 27 (COG:U; BUSCO:EOG09260WG2; EggNog:ENOG503NX2R) gives rise to the protein MFALKGISRLIFGSNNQESMIELPQGQLYLVRPFSPKGYSELLFKDASARIRRTAQEFQYQLVVQRVYEEGEAELLAEEEGDDLEADADILVAERDEKTFLLDEALHFRVENREGSERVLCWRDLSGDAGDVFEFVCDGGILPAQVKQFELIAKQCQYERKYRKPHATASKEDFLQFEFDEQPIPPASPIHSPVLTRSIESSEMFSPKAKGKKDVVSDLEVTPTKKSPPTPTKTPTTKGKERNMGTPSAVAHPEAREMLAAEVAELHFFEFQSGAFVLKDESVTATVTEIGNWKYWLQVGSADRDWIGVPVTEDLNPVFNFEFLSFIFNQFHEDGSAYSWLLRFKDQATLERFQEGLMQALWEQLNQIKWSKIKDNERDYVTDAFNDLTMEDADQEEEEHYEDAEEGSEDEDDDRPRSEHYDSDEDEDDVDYKPKDGETNKQIAVGYKHDRSFVVRGSKIGVFKHTPNNNLEFSTNISKVETADGKLFSPKKVMLHNEDRNLILQKDDDPNKLYRMDLEYGKVVDEWNVHEDIPVVTFAPENKFAQMTHEPTFLGISKNALYRIDPRLSGTKLVDAQLKQYASKNDFSAISTTEKGHIAVASNKGDIRLFDRLGINAKTHIPALGEPIIGLDVSADGRWVLGTCRTYLLLIDAQQKSGKNEGKLGFEKSFAADQKPQPRRLALSPEHVAQFHHETGKGVSFTPAKFNTGEGVEESSIITATGPYIIEWNLKKVLTGKKTPYLIKRYSDDVKADDFKFGTDKNVIVALPHEVNMVSHTRLKRPTRESIAGDFGRRGSRFGTPAKSPSKLSRSAIVEEAF
- a CDS encoding hypothetical protein (COG:H; EggNog:ENOG503NX6W), whose amino-acid sequence is MKGALSRASTVLATALSLATALPSYEPPQKQPTQQVAIIGAGAAGSSAAYYLQQYAKQHELLGISVNITLFERTDRIGGRTLTINAYDDPSQPIELGASIFIEKNHILHDALQRFNLSKRIPDEDSDPKLGIWDGDEFVFTVNERDSFWWTALKVIYKYGIMAPRRTQKLMEATIANFLKLYEEPNFPFRSLTQRAYELGLIDVTGVTGEQLLKANNIDDRYAHDIIQASTRVNYASNLVRIHGLDTMVSMAPEGAMAVQGGNWQIFYKMAEASGASLLMNSSVASIGFSSETNHYSGNKKYLIRTKSATSESNGEEDYPVAFDNVIIANPYQFSKISAEEGVIQQTIDEIPYVQLHVTIFTSPYQYSPAFFGFTESKDVPGGVLTTLAKSDGPTSGVNGAGKAGFFSVTTLRTTTNPATQKREFIYKIFSPEKVSPEFLSRLFGVEVPDSFTTDPDEEGSVSPITWYHPHVFYSYPQALPRVTFQDPIIGPGLYYTSGMDSFISTMETNALMGKNVAALLMDDILKAGKNGCKGAEEMHENTLLDQFRSGPGSSEKDMKDL